The following are encoded in a window of Astyanax mexicanus isolate ESR-SI-001 chromosome 6, AstMex3_surface, whole genome shotgun sequence genomic DNA:
- the plekha8 gene encoding pleckstrin homology domain-containing family A member 8, with protein sequence MEGVLYKWTNYISGWQPRWFVLVGGTLSYYDSQEDAWKGCKGSIKISVCEIQVHPSDFTRVDLTIPGEQYFYLRAINAAERQKWLVALGSAKACLTDNRTKREKELQENTEALKTKMSELRLYCDLLLEQVNKIKENPLGEEESGSTETGNDSGALVKSTCTTFLKTLEDCMQLASRTFSPDVIGHSPPGSPPVAAVKPQKIKPLNQTSRHSEDKQKGSVNSSPRASAREGVGSESERRPPSPPPENTPTVCVTENSMAEEENEDQREVEDATSSTLQSAPEGEHPREEAKADTCPEEVDNAQEEVRSSSRQSREQPASDQKEVVPEDTELESQGKKEEEDQVETFFSSMSHRFSDIRLEDGSGIPTQAFLDSCYAIVPVLDKLGPTVFAPVKIDFVGNIKKVQQKLQSDPERFPTLQSIVLYEVEMEVAQVRNSATEALLWLKRGLKFLKEFLSELHSGEQDVHAALNNAYGKTLRQYHGWVVRGVFALALRAAPSYSGFMAALVSNEGDELRECFTTCMHRDLTIYLPAMGNQLSILDALYEEYGLESDEVV encoded by the exons ATGGAGGGAGTTCTGTACAAGTGGACCAATTATATAAGTG GCTGGCAGCCTCGCTGGTTTGTATTAGTTGGCGGCACACTTTCATACTACGATTCTCAAGAAGATGCTTGGAAAGGATGCAAAGGCAGCATCAAGATTTCTGTGTGCGAAATACAAG TGCATCCATCAGATTTCACAAGAGTGGATCTGACCATACCAGGAGAGCAGTATTTCTACCTCAGGGCCATCAATGCAGCAGAGAGACAGAAATGGCTGGTAGCGTTAGGAAGTGCAAAAGCCTGTCTGACAGACAATCGGACCAAGAGAGAGAAGG AACTACAGGAGAACACAGAAGCACTGAAAACAAAGATGTCTGAGCTGAGACTCTACTGTGACCTTCTTCTTGAGCAAGTGAACAAAATCAAAGAGAATCCTTTGGGTGAAGAGGAATCAGGCTCTACAGAA ACAGGGAATGATTCAGGCGCTCTGGTGAAGTCTACATGCACCACCTTTCTGAAGACTCTGGAGGACTGTATGCAGCTCGCCAGCCGGACCTTCAGTCCTGATGTAATTGGCCATAGCCCACCAGGGTCACCACCTGTTGCAGCAGTCAAACCTCAGAAG ATCAAACCTCTTAACCAAACAAGTCGCCATTCAGAGGACAA ACAGAAGGGTTCAGTAAACAGCTCACCAAGAGCATCAGCACGTGAGGGTGTGGGGAGTGAATCTGAGCGAAGACCCCCGTCTCCTCCACCAGAGAACACACCCACAG TATGCGTAACAGAGAACAGTATGGCAGAGGAGGAGAACGAGGACCAACGGGAGGTTGAGGATGCTACTTCCTCTACCCTGCAAAGTGCTCCTGAGGGTGAGCATCCCAGAGAGGAGGCAAAAGCAGACACATGTCCAGAGGAAGTAGATAATGCCCAAGAGGAAGTCCGTTCTAGCTCCAGACAGAGCCGAGAGCAGCCAGCCAGTGATCAAAAGGAAGTTGTCCCTGAAGACACTGAGCTCGAGTCACAGGGTAAAAAGGAGGAAGAAGATCAGGTGGAAACATTCTTCAGTAGTATGAGCCACAG ATTTAGTGATATAAGACTGGAGGACGGCAGTGGTATCCCCACACAGGCCTTTTTGGACTCTTGCTATGCTATAGTGCCAGTATTAG ACAAGCTGGGACCAACAGTCTTCGCTCCAGTTAAAATAGATTTTGTGGGGAACATTAAG AAAGTCCAGCAGAAGCTTCAGTCGGACCCTGAGAGATTCCCCACACTTCAGAGCATTGTTCTGTATGAAGTGGAAATGGAGGTGGCTCAAGTGCGGAACTCGGCCACCGAAGCTCTACTGTGGCTGAAACGAGGGCTGAAGTTCCTCAAAGAGTTCCTGTCTGAGCTGCACTCTGGAGAGCAGGACGTCCATGCAGCACTGA ACAATGCCTATGGAAAGACACTCCGGCAGTATCATGGATGGGTTGTACGAGGAGTTTTTGCT ctGGCTCTGAGGGCAGCTCCTTCCTACAGTGGCTTTATGGCAGCGCTGGTGTCTAATGAAGGTGATGAGCTGAGGGAGTGCTTCACCACCTGCATGCACCGAGACCTGACCATCTACCTGCCTGCCATGGGGAACCAGCTGTCTATCCTGGACGCTCTGTACGAGGAGTACGGCCTGGAGTCCGATGAGGTGGTGTGA
- the fkbp14 gene encoding peptidyl-prolyl cis-trans isomerase FKBP14, producing MMLELCFLSALLFCVHGAKLPEPEVKIEVMYKPFLCHRKTKYGDILLVHYEGFLESNGTLFHSSRQHGDKNPVWFTLGIREVIKGWDKGLQNMCAGEKRKLTIPPSLAYGKEGKGKIPPESTLIFEIEVMEIRNGPRSHESFQEMDLNDDWKLSRSEVKEYLRKEFERHGYPANDTHHEAMVEDIFKKEDEDEDGFISSREFTYKHDEL from the exons ATGATGCTGGAGCTGTGCTTTCTCTCTGCATTGCTGTTCTGTGTCCATGGAGCAAAACTTCCCGAGCCAGAGGTTAAAATCGAGGTTATGTACAAACCTTTCCTGTGCCACCGAAAAACCAAATACGGGGACATTCTGTTAGTGCACTATGAGGGATTCCTAGAGAGTAATGGCACTTTGTTCCACTCCAG CCGTCAGCATGGTGATAAAAACCCAGTGTGGTTCACACTGGGGATCCGGGAGGTGATCAAGGGCTGGGACAAGGGGCTTCAGAACATGTGTGCAGGGGAGAAGAGGAAGCTAACCATCCCCCCATCTCTGGCGTACGGAAAGGAAGGCAAAG GAAAAATCCCACCAGAGAGCACCCTGATCTTTGAGATCGAGGTCATGGAGATCAGAAATGGCCCTAGGTCACATGAGTCTTTTCAGGAGATGGATCTCAATGATGACTGGAAGCTTTCCAGATCAGAG GTGAAAGAGTATCTGCGGAAAGAGTTTGAGAGGCATGGGTATCCTGCCAACGACACCCATCACGAGGCCATGGTGGAGGACATCTTTAAGAAAGAAGACGAGGATGAGGACGGTTTTATATCTTCTCGAGAGTTCACATACAAACACGATGAACTATAG